In Flavobacterium gelatinilyticum, a genomic segment contains:
- a CDS encoding formyltransferase family protein: MNPTRDIVVLCNNRLAFPAIQTLHSMGRLHTIGVPVNNEDVKAFCSLFAAKTGIGLIWFENAKLKIQLEEIIKIPNLKNIFTMTFPWKIPEDILEKRPNVFYNFHYGLLPEMRGSDPVFESIRKQKQETGISVHAVEKEIDKGKIILKKTLPLHTDLTHGMLCTNLSYLASYILPELFTLLHNNDKGTIQDESLASYYKKPTITDVTIQWENQDSKSIQALVNACNPWNKGAYTQWNGLNIRILEVSLTNTLTDRPRAPGTILEINENNGLIIQCYNNTQLRINTVYTDEGFMSGHKLLAFGIKNGEQFATL; this comes from the coding sequence ATGAATCCAACACGCGACATAGTAGTTTTATGTAATAACCGTCTGGCTTTTCCGGCTATACAAACATTACACAGCATGGGAAGACTTCATACAATAGGAGTTCCTGTGAATAATGAAGATGTAAAAGCTTTCTGTTCGCTTTTTGCCGCTAAAACCGGCATTGGCTTAATATGGTTTGAAAATGCTAAGCTCAAAATTCAACTGGAAGAAATTATAAAAATCCCGAATCTGAAAAATATCTTCACGATGACTTTTCCATGGAAAATCCCCGAAGATATTCTGGAGAAAAGGCCCAATGTTTTTTATAATTTTCATTATGGATTATTACCTGAAATGCGCGGTTCTGATCCTGTTTTTGAATCTATCAGAAAACAAAAACAAGAAACCGGAATTTCTGTTCACGCGGTTGAAAAAGAAATCGATAAAGGAAAAATAATCCTGAAAAAGACACTGCCTCTTCATACAGATCTGACTCACGGAATGCTTTGCACTAATTTGTCTTATCTGGCTTCTTATATTTTACCTGAACTCTTTACATTATTGCACAATAACGATAAAGGCACAATTCAGGATGAATCTCTGGCAAGTTATTACAAGAAACCCACCATTACCGATGTTACGATTCAGTGGGAAAATCAGGATTCAAAATCGATTCAGGCTTTGGTAAATGCCTGTAATCCGTGGAACAAAGGAGCTTATACACAATGGAATGGTTTAAATATACGAATTCTGGAAGTTTCCTTAACCAATACCTTAACAGATCGTCCAAGAGCCCCGGGCACGATTCTCGAGATAAATGAAAACAACGGACTGATTATTCAGTGTTACAACAATACACAGCTCCGTATTAATACAGTTTATACTGACGAAGGATTTATGAGTGGGCACAAACTGCTCGCTTTTGGCATTAAAAACGGCGAACAATTTGCCACTCTATAA
- a CDS encoding ABC transporter substrate-binding protein codes for MKIALLLPRSVIYPSLSFDIMDGFKSALKKLGTSENHEIVTAGIGVGGNDKEIHDCCEQLLLNGTDIIIAYVNPLTAEFIQPIFESAGKLLLVLDSGYHFQTFDKILSNVYFISLEGALCSRAIVRKAFDEGQNNFAFTCSFYDAGYRAPYTFSTAVEDKGGTVNYTHVTPLQRADINLQPLEQFLEENQDASLFTSFCGDMAEDFFRESAKLKNVASRKTYGSGFTAEELWISKIPYPGYNWSCAVPWSASTSNKENEDFVAVMTNIKEQKANVFSLLGWEAALFIDALNGSSLDGAVIDSPRGKVYMNPNTRSSEAPVYYATVTKNEETGNCRLENITEAHDLAEERERLHHHILAIKETTSASWFNSYACLES; via the coding sequence ATGAAAATAGCTTTACTCTTACCAAGATCTGTCATTTATCCATCGCTGTCCTTTGATATAATGGACGGATTTAAATCTGCACTTAAAAAATTAGGAACCAGCGAAAATCATGAAATCGTAACGGCCGGCATTGGTGTTGGCGGGAACGATAAAGAAATTCACGACTGCTGTGAACAGCTTTTACTAAATGGTACAGATATTATAATTGCCTATGTAAATCCTCTAACAGCCGAATTTATACAGCCTATTTTTGAAAGTGCGGGCAAATTACTGCTTGTTTTAGACAGCGGTTATCATTTTCAGACTTTTGATAAAATATTATCTAACGTGTATTTTATTTCTTTGGAAGGTGCTCTCTGCTCCCGCGCCATTGTACGTAAAGCTTTTGATGAAGGTCAAAATAATTTTGCTTTTACCTGTTCTTTTTATGATGCCGGCTACCGAGCTCCTTATACATTTTCGACTGCTGTTGAGGATAAAGGAGGAACTGTTAATTATACTCATGTAACGCCTTTACAGCGTGCCGATATTAATTTACAGCCTTTGGAACAGTTTCTTGAAGAAAATCAGGATGCATCGTTATTTACCTCATTCTGCGGCGATATGGCCGAAGATTTCTTTAGAGAATCGGCAAAACTAAAAAATGTGGCTTCCCGCAAAACATACGGAAGCGGTTTTACTGCCGAAGAACTCTGGATAAGTAAAATACCATATCCGGGATATAACTGGAGTTGTGCCGTGCCATGGTCTGCAAGTACTTCGAATAAAGAAAATGAAGATTTTGTTGCGGTAATGACCAATATTAAAGAGCAAAAAGCAAATGTTTTTTCGCTGCTTGGATGGGAAGCTGCTTTGTTTATTGATGCCCTGAATGGTTCATCATTAGACGGTGCCGTGATTGATTCTCCAAGAGGAAAAGTATACATGAATCCAAATACCCGATCTTCTGAGGCACCGGTGTACTATGCAACGGTAACAAAAAATGAAGAAACCGGAAATTGCCGCTTAGAAAATATAACTGAAGCGCATGATCTAGCCGAAGAACGTGAACGTCTGCATCATCATATTCTTGCTATTAAAGAAACTACTTCTGCATCCTGGTTTAATTCTTATGCCTGTTTAGAGTCATGA
- a CDS encoding phage tail protein, with the protein MEGTMSEIRLFAANFAPRTWAYCYGQQLAINSNQALFSLLGTTYGGNGVSTFALPDFRGRIPAGTGVTAGIQSLQMGTLLGTPTYTVLISNMPPHTHSAQGTYTLKGLSDQGSTGAAENAYLASLNNLYSTKPANGSLKTITPVVTVGNAGGSQPLSIQQPYLGMNYIICIQGIFPSRN; encoded by the coding sequence ATGGAAGGAACAATGTCAGAAATCAGACTATTTGCCGCAAATTTTGCTCCAAGAACATGGGCTTATTGTTACGGACAGCAATTAGCTATTAATTCAAATCAGGCTTTATTCAGCCTTTTAGGCACCACATACGGAGGAAATGGTGTAAGTACTTTTGCTTTACCGGATTTTAGAGGCCGAATTCCTGCAGGAACCGGTGTAACAGCAGGTATTCAGTCCCTGCAAATGGGAACCCTTCTTGGAACTCCTACTTATACTGTACTTATCTCCAATATGCCGCCTCATACCCATTCAGCACAGGGAACTTATACCTTAAAAGGATTGTCAGACCAGGGAAGTACTGGAGCAGCCGAAAACGCATATCTTGCTTCGCTGAATAATCTGTATTCTACGAAGCCTGCGAACGGTTCTTTGAAAACAATTACACCTGTGGTAACAGTAGGAAATGCGGGAGGAAGCCAGCCATTGTCTATTCAACAGCCGTATTTAGGCATGAATTATATTATCTGTATCCAGGGGATTTTTCCTTCCAGGAACTAA
- a CDS encoding phage tail protein — MEGYISEIRLFAGNFPPLGWAICNGAQLSIASYQALYVLIGTTYGGDGITTFNIPNLQGRVPVGTGTGPGLPLILLGQVGGTETVVMSSAQMPIHTHISAGSTVSVPVYNDTGNTGAPANAVLAGNALAYTSETADSKLKSGTSTVAVSIAGSSTPIDIIQPYLVTNYIICLEGIFPSRN; from the coding sequence ATGGAAGGATATATAAGCGAAATCCGCCTATTTGCAGGAAATTTTCCACCTCTTGGCTGGGCAATTTGCAATGGAGCACAACTTAGCATTGCCAGTTATCAGGCTTTGTACGTATTAATTGGCACAACATACGGAGGTGACGGGATAACTACATTTAATATTCCTAACCTGCAGGGTCGTGTTCCGGTAGGTACAGGAACCGGTCCGGGACTGCCGCTAATACTACTAGGACAGGTTGGAGGAACAGAAACGGTTGTAATGAGTAGTGCTCAAATGCCTATTCACACGCACATTTCTGCAGGCAGTACAGTTTCTGTACCTGTTTACAATGACACTGGTAATACTGGAGCACCGGCAAATGCCGTACTGGCAGGTAATGCCTTAGCGTATACATCTGAAACAGCAGACAGTAAATTGAAATCCGGAACTTCAACAGTAGCGGTTTCTATTGCCGGAAGCAGTACCCCTATCGATATCATCCAGCCTTATCTAGTAACGAATTATATTATTTGCCTAGAAGGCATTTTCCCAAGTAGAAACTAA
- a CDS encoding phage tail protein, translating to MDGYIGEIRHFAAGFAPRNWTYCNGQIIAVQSNTPLFALIGTTYGGNGSTTFQLPNFAGRAAIGAGTAPGLSSYAIGQQGGNNNHQLTVAELAAHNHPVTSVFSIPAYSDTGNLNTPDGNILASKNKMYTSTEGDDIMKPVTYNIALASAGTGQNPISLMQPTIGMNYIICLYGLFPPRS from the coding sequence ATGGATGGATACATTGGAGAAATTCGTCATTTTGCTGCAGGTTTCGCTCCCAGAAACTGGACTTATTGCAACGGACAGATAATCGCAGTTCAATCTAACACTCCTCTTTTTGCTCTTATCGGCACTACGTATGGAGGCAACGGATCGACTACATTTCAACTTCCTAACTTTGCCGGACGTGCAGCGATAGGAGCCGGTACCGCTCCCGGATTATCTTCCTACGCTATAGGACAGCAGGGAGGCAATAATAATCATCAATTAACAGTTGCCGAGCTGGCAGCTCATAATCATCCTGTTACTTCGGTTTTTTCAATTCCTGCTTATTCAGACACGGGAAATCTTAATACTCCTGACGGTAATATCCTTGCTTCGAAAAATAAGATGTACACCAGTACTGAAGGAGATGACATAATGAAACCTGTTACTTATAACATAGCTCTGGCAAGTGCCGGTACAGGACAGAATCCTATTTCGTTAATGCAGCCTACAATTGGTATGAACTACATTATCTGTTTATATGGTTTATTTCCACCGCGTTCTTAA
- a CDS encoding carbohydrate kinase family protein: MKEEIKNSVYCYGEVLWDIFPEGARAGGAPFNVAYNLMRMGIDSHMISRVGNDKLGDDLMAQLKNWNIPIDDSQIDLEYSTGTVIAHIDEHNEAHYDILKPVAWDYIHPREDYPKKVSEASAFVFGSLITRNETSRNTLFQLLESAQLKVFDVNLRPPHYSIPIINDLLKKADIVKMNKAELKLILEFLGKSYIDEDDAVHYVQDQFDVKEVLISKGSKGALYYNGNAKFEAPAVSITVEDTVGSGDSFLAGFLSKRIIGAADVEILNQAVALGAFITSKKGACPDYTLSEFELFRKENQK; the protein is encoded by the coding sequence ATGAAAGAAGAGATAAAAAACTCGGTGTATTGTTATGGAGAAGTTTTATGGGATATTTTTCCCGAAGGAGCCCGTGCCGGGGGAGCGCCTTTTAATGTAGCCTACAATTTAATGAGAATGGGAATTGATTCGCACATGATAAGCCGTGTTGGTAATGACAAACTGGGCGATGACCTCATGGCGCAGTTAAAAAACTGGAACATTCCTATTGATGACAGTCAGATTGATCTGGAATATTCTACCGGAACGGTAATCGCTCATATCGACGAACATAACGAGGCACATTATGATATTCTAAAACCTGTTGCGTGGGATTATATCCACCCTCGCGAAGATTATCCTAAAAAAGTCAGCGAGGCATCGGCTTTTGTTTTTGGAAGCCTTATTACCCGAAACGAAACTTCCAGAAATACATTGTTTCAGCTTTTGGAAAGTGCCCAATTGAAAGTATTCGATGTTAACCTTCGTCCGCCTCACTACTCTATTCCTATTATAAACGATCTTTTGAAAAAAGCCGACATTGTAAAAATGAATAAAGCTGAATTAAAGCTTATTCTTGAATTTTTAGGCAAAAGTTATATTGACGAAGATGATGCGGTGCATTATGTACAGGATCAGTTTGATGTGAAAGAAGTTTTAATCAGTAAAGGAAGCAAAGGTGCTTTGTATTATAACGGAAATGCTAAATTTGAAGCTCCGGCTGTATCTATTACCGTAGAGGATACTGTAGGAAGCGGTGATTCGTTTCTGGCGGGTTTTTTATCCAAACGAATTATTGGTGCTGCTGATGTCGAAATTTTAAATCAGGCGGTTGCCCTTGGTGCTTTTATTACTTCTAAAAAAGGGGCCTGTCCTGATTATACTCTTTCTGAGTTTGAGCTTTTCAGAAAAGAGAATCAAAAATAA
- a CDS encoding winged helix-turn-helix transcriptional regulator, whose translation MTTTNNEIVQGTETRIERILRCKTEVVPIMDAIYVINGKWRVPITIALMEGNRRFGEIMKEIPKITSKVLAHQLKEMELNGFVEKKIYNEATVRIEYELTEYSWSVKPIILALRDFGIQHRNKLRNE comes from the coding sequence ATGACAACAACAAACAACGAGATTGTGCAAGGCACAGAAACCAGAATCGAGAGGATTTTACGATGTAAAACAGAGGTGGTTCCTATCATGGATGCCATTTATGTAATCAACGGAAAATGGCGCGTACCCATTACGATTGCTTTAATGGAAGGCAACAGAAGATTTGGCGAGATCATGAAGGAAATCCCAAAAATTACTTCTAAAGTTCTGGCGCATCAGCTTAAAGAAATGGAACTGAACGGTTTTGTTGAAAAGAAGATTTACAATGAAGCCACCGTCAGAATTGAATATGAACTAACGGAGTACAGCTGGTCTGTAAAACCGATTATTCTGGCTTTGCGCGATTTTGGAATTCAGCATCGTAATAAGCTTCGAAATGAGTAG
- a CDS encoding OB-fold protein, with amino-acid sequence MKKIKIASAVTLVLISAGIYLYNGVLFKSARDIQSEEASVTIEAKKLASEYASNPQKADSLYLNKTIEITGLITKETDSVLVLENAVFCLLNKKEKVNPEAGKVVVKGKCIGYDELFEEVKLDQCTINKPNKE; translated from the coding sequence ATGAAGAAAATCAAAATTGCATCAGCAGTTACTTTAGTGCTGATTTCTGCCGGTATCTATTTGTACAACGGTGTTCTGTTTAAATCGGCACGGGATATACAATCCGAAGAAGCCTCTGTTACAATCGAAGCCAAAAAACTAGCTTCAGAATATGCTTCAAATCCTCAGAAAGCAGATTCCTTATACCTGAATAAAACCATCGAAATAACCGGACTGATAACCAAAGAAACCGACTCGGTTCTGGTGCTCGAAAATGCGGTGTTTTGTCTCTTAAACAAAAAAGAAAAAGTAAACCCTGAAGCCGGCAAAGTCGTGGTAAAAGGCAAATGTATTGGGTATGACGAACTTTTTGAGGAAGTGAAACTAGATCAGTGTACAATTAATAAACCAAATAAAGAATGA
- a CDS encoding DUF5777 family beta-barrel protein, which yields MKKILVPIFLFLTAMTYAQDDLLNSLDSVQTEENYSTATFKALQLVTLQTTKMPAKKEFYFVVSHRFGTVKDGLDSFFGLDNATTKLGGIYGVTDWLAVSLSRHTLNKMYETGLKYRVARQSNNFPVDIAGYSVADINTFLEKDQYPGLEFKHRLTYVQQILISRKINERLSLELVPSFVHKNLYNPDIENDNQFSFGGGGRFKLTKRLSVNLEYMHNFDKPDFYKNPLSVGLDVETGGHVFQLLFTNSQSMSESGYLTNASGDWGKGDFFFGFNLYRVF from the coding sequence ATGAAGAAAATCCTAGTCCCAATTTTCCTTTTCCTGACTGCAATGACCTACGCTCAGGACGACCTGCTAAACAGTCTCGATTCTGTCCAGACTGAAGAAAACTACAGCACTGCCACTTTTAAAGCTTTACAGCTGGTAACGCTGCAGACAACCAAAATGCCCGCAAAAAAAGAGTTCTATTTTGTAGTTTCGCACCGTTTTGGAACCGTTAAAGATGGTCTTGACAGCTTCTTCGGGCTCGATAATGCCACAACCAAACTGGGCGGTATTTACGGTGTGACCGACTGGCTTGCTGTAAGCTTGTCCAGACATACACTGAATAAAATGTACGAAACCGGATTAAAATACCGTGTGGCCAGACAAAGCAATAATTTTCCGGTTGACATTGCAGGATACAGCGTTGCCGATATCAATACTTTTTTAGAAAAAGATCAATATCCGGGTCTTGAATTTAAACACCGTTTAACCTACGTACAGCAAATCCTGATTTCCAGAAAAATAAACGAAAGATTATCATTAGAACTTGTTCCGTCATTTGTACACAAGAACCTGTATAATCCTGATATTGAAAACGACAACCAGTTTTCTTTTGGCGGAGGCGGTCGTTTTAAACTCACCAAAAGACTTTCTGTAAACTTAGAATACATGCACAATTTTGATAAACCGGATTTTTACAAAAATCCGTTATCTGTTGGTTTGGATGTCGAAACAGGCGGACACGTATTCCAGCTTTTATTTACCAATTCGCAGTCTATGAGCGAGAGCGGGTATCTCACCAATGCTTCCGGAGATTGGGGCAAAGGCGATTTCTTCTTCGGATTTAACTTATACAGAGTATTCTAG
- a CDS encoding cytochrome c, with protein MKKLLALSILLAVFASCGDADTYEDIENKSEVPDPGTDPVAMTYTKNVKPIIDANCIGCHRAGSSRALTTYAQVKASVESGALLARIQLQTGQQGIMPQAGRMAQTNIDVIVKWNADGLKEN; from the coding sequence ATGAAAAAATTACTGGCACTTAGCATATTATTAGCCGTTTTTGCAAGTTGCGGCGATGCAGATACTTATGAAGATATCGAAAACAAATCTGAAGTACCGGACCCTGGAACAGATCCTGTTGCGATGACGTATACAAAAAATGTAAAACCTATTATCGATGCCAATTGTATAGGCTGCCACCGTGCGGGTTCTTCAAGAGCTTTAACCACTTACGCTCAGGTAAAAGCATCAGTTGAAAGCGGCGCATTGCTGGCACGTATTCAGTTACAAACCGGACAGCAGGGAATTATGCCTCAGGCCGGAAGAATGGCGCAGACCAATATTGACGTAATTGTAAAATGGAACGCAGACGGACTTAAAGAAAATTAA
- a CDS encoding YceI family protein has product MKKSLVTTLIILIFMSSANVFSQRLITKTGNVKFQASMPTYEEVAAENKTASAVLESSTGDLAALILIKGFRFKTALMEEHFNENYMESEKFSKAVFKGKITDFDESKITASVKNFTIKGDLTIHGITKPVSTIVKISKTSNGINLNGSFEVKPEDFDIEIPSLVRKKIADKVKVTYVFPLAK; this is encoded by the coding sequence ATGAAAAAATCGCTTGTAACAACTTTGATTATACTCATTTTTATGAGTAGTGCGAATGTGTTTTCGCAAAGATTAATAACTAAAACAGGAAATGTAAAATTTCAGGCTTCAATGCCCACTTATGAAGAAGTGGCAGCAGAAAACAAAACCGCATCGGCTGTTTTGGAATCTTCAACCGGAGATCTCGCAGCTTTGATCCTTATAAAAGGCTTTCGTTTTAAAACAGCTTTAATGGAAGAACATTTTAATGAAAATTATATGGAATCTGAAAAGTTTTCGAAAGCGGTTTTTAAAGGAAAAATAACAGATTTTGATGAATCTAAAATAACCGCTTCGGTTAAAAACTTCACAATAAAAGGAGACCTGACCATTCACGGAATAACAAAACCGGTTTCGACTATTGTGAAAATTTCTAAGACCTCAAACGGAATTAATTTGAATGGTTCGTTTGAAGTGAAACCGGAAGATTTTGATATTGAGATTCCGTCTTTGGTCAGAAAGAAAATTGCCGACAAAGTAAAAGTCACGTATGTTTTTCCTTTAGCAAAATAA
- a CDS encoding PepSY-associated TM helix domain-containing protein → MNKTLKKNIGFLHLWLGLISGLIVFIVALTGSILVFEDELDQFFNPEFYKVAAVGKEKLPVDVIIADIEKQYHITEIDRIHTFYDPERSLIVTGPDDNKKDQIFSVDPYTGKVLASIPQKGRFFSVVLDLHRHLILGKFGKAVTGISCLIFVFMLLSGIVLWWPKKMKNLKQRLTVKWDASFKRVNWDFHSTFGFYTFLVLLVISLTGLTWSYKWFESGIYLLADGTAKKPSAKVENPTKTDPKGDKTFFYQKIFSKTDSIYKFKGDTQIRMPSDTINSVMVIKLNIEKSIPNISSMAYFDKYTGEIVKTKPYESFSNGDKIRRLIYPIHTGSIYGYPTKILAFLVCLFAVTLPVTGLIIWLGRKKTKKK, encoded by the coding sequence ATGAACAAAACACTTAAGAAAAATATTGGCTTTCTTCACCTTTGGCTCGGACTTATCTCCGGGCTGATTGTGTTTATAGTCGCACTTACGGGAAGCATTCTCGTTTTTGAAGATGAACTGGATCAGTTCTTTAATCCTGAGTTTTACAAAGTAGCAGCTGTTGGCAAAGAAAAACTGCCGGTTGATGTTATAATTGCTGATATTGAAAAACAATATCATATTACGGAGATTGATCGTATTCATACTTTTTATGATCCGGAAAGAAGTTTGATTGTTACCGGACCGGATGATAATAAAAAGGACCAGATTTTTTCTGTTGATCCGTATACTGGAAAAGTTTTAGCATCGATCCCTCAAAAAGGACGTTTTTTCTCGGTTGTTCTCGATTTACACCGTCATTTGATTTTAGGTAAATTTGGGAAAGCAGTTACGGGAATCAGTTGTCTTATTTTTGTTTTTATGCTCTTATCGGGAATTGTTTTATGGTGGCCTAAGAAAATGAAAAACTTAAAACAAAGGTTAACGGTAAAATGGGATGCTTCGTTTAAAAGGGTTAACTGGGACTTTCACTCTACTTTTGGTTTTTATACATTTCTGGTTCTGCTGGTTATTTCGCTTACGGGTTTAACCTGGTCGTACAAATGGTTTGAAAGCGGAATTTATTTACTGGCCGACGGAACTGCCAAAAAGCCATCTGCTAAAGTTGAAAATCCAACAAAAACAGATCCAAAGGGAGACAAGACTTTTTTTTATCAAAAGATATTTTCTAAAACCGACAGCATTTACAAATTCAAAGGCGATACGCAGATCCGAATGCCGTCTGACACTATTAACAGTGTCATGGTGATTAAACTAAATATCGAAAAATCGATCCCGAATATTTCGAGCATGGCGTATTTTGATAAATATACAGGCGAAATTGTAAAAACTAAACCTTATGAATCTTTTAGTAACGGCGACAAAATAAGGCGTTTGATTTACCCAATTCATACCGGAAGTATTTACGGATATCCCACAAAAATACTGGCATTTTTGGTTTGTCTTTTTGCCGTTACACTGCCGGTTACCGGATTAATAATCTGGCTGGGAAGAAAAAAAACGAAAAAAAAGTAA